CCAGCCTTCATCTCCACTGGCAGATCTTCATCGTCATCCTTATCATCCAGACTAGTGAAGAGCCAATGGCAGATGAGGAGGGATGAAACAACAGTATGTGTACAGTTCACTTTGATTTACATATGTCCCAATTATGGTAAAATACTCTAAATTTTCCTAATAATGTCAACACCTCATTAAAAGGGATTAAACTTCAGAGTAACTGAATGACATGAATATCTAGCAAATTGTCTCTTTTTGACCACATAGTACCAGGAACAATGGAACCCCTTTAAACATTAATGTTAGCGTTTGCCCCACATCTGAAGAACAATGAAAATGCAGTAAATGAAACTGATAAAGGATTAAAAAGTAACAGCTTCATTTGAGATGCAGTTTCTGAACTACAGCACAGCCCTCAAGCCAAAACTCAACTAAGTTTCTGAGGTTGAAATGTAGATTAAGTTAAGCTCCTAAAAAGGGAAAAGTATCTTCCCATTTCTTGTTGATTTTATTAAAACTTCAAACTTTAATTCATCTCATAAACAAGATTTCCTCCCAACCTACTGTACTCTCACTTACAAGATTAGGGCATAGTTGGTTCATTACCTTGTTATATCTGTAAGGATGTCAGCGTTATAAAAGACACTTTTTTGAAGCTGACATCCTTATAAGTTTTATAAAAAGAACCTTTTTGCTAAATAATGACTTGTCTTCAGAGTGGATTCTACTGCattaaacatcaaaatgaaTCATCTTTAATCCTCCATCTCCACTTTTAAGAAATAATACTACACTCAAACTATTGAGGTATCCAATTTATCAGCTAATTAATCttttaacaattaatttgaGGTCCATTTTAGACATTTGAATAATGCAAGCACTGGAATTGAACTTTGCCAGTGAACTTGAATGAAGCTTTTCTAATATGCAAGTATAAGTTACTATGTGAGAGATAatgagatatactgtatgtgtaagcTGAGTGTCTAAAAACATCTACTTGTGCTTTTCAAACACATGATAAGAAGTGAGGCTCAACTGGGGAACGATCTGTATTTCCATCTGCTGGTTCAGTTTAAATCTTGgcatgtaaataaaattaacttaaatTGAAATAGCTTATGTTACTTATGCTTCCAATACAGCTCAAGTTGGTCTCTCTGTGACCTATAGTAATGTGACCGCTATGTTTAGGGTTTTTTGTTCAATAAAGCCAATGGCATTTCTTCTCAGACAATAAAGGTGTGTGTCTCAAATGAAAAGTTCTTACTCAGCGTAATGTGATGATATGTGGAAGCTATTACAAGAAAAAGTTTGTAACTGGTAAGTCTCTTCTTCCATGTCAGAAATAACATATTATAGTTATGAGTGCACAACAGCATTTTTGAGGTGCATAACCATCAAGCAAAAGACAGCATTAATGAGGTAacttgactgtgtgtgtatagtttGATCAGtgcccatgaaaaataaatgaataataacgACATCTAGAcaagtttaaaaataatttcctgACAATATTCAAACCACTGCTGGATTACATTACTAACTGAGAATAAAAGATATGTTAAACAAATGGTTTTAGACACCTTGATCGAAGGTGGGCATTCGTGTCTTTGTTCTCATCCTCTGACTTGTCAGTAATAGAGCAGTTTTCGTCCTCTTCCTTGTCCTCTCGTTTGATATCACCGCCACTGGAACGATTTAGGCTGCCAGGCAGGCCTGCACAGGggattcaaaaacaaaaaaggtacTGAGCACTGATATTAAATTAGACAAGAACAGAGCCAAAAAATATTACTTGATGGTCTCTTTCTGAGATGAGAAATAAATAGAGGAGTAAGGACAGAAAATCTCACTGGTAAAACCTTCAGGCTGAGAGCCTGGCTGGACAGATGTGGAGCCATGGTGACCATGCAAAAGTcctccactagagggcagacCAACAGAGTCCTCATGGTGACTGGACAGCTTAAAGACAACAATTTAACAGAgtttcaattatcttgttaaatgTTTGTAATGCTGTATCAAGATATAGAAGTAACTTAATTTGGTGGATATTTTTTCAATGTTACTATTCATAAATCTCACCAGTCCAGGCAGACGACTGGCAAGCCCAAGTGCTGCACTGCTGAAGGCCGGAGGTAACCCTAAACCAGACGAGAGCAGACTGTGCATTTCAGCCAGTCCTGGCCCTCCTTGCCCGCTGGCGTGACGCTGAAGAACATTGATGGCTTCGTCCAGACGATCCTCCAGTTTATTAGACTGCAGAGGTGGAGGAACAACAACAGTGTGAAACGAGAAGATGAGGAAAGAGCGATTGTAACTGACATAATTTACTTATACAATATGCCTGAGAAATCTTTGAGCATCTCTAACACAAAAAGAAGTAACTCATGTTGATTGACTCACCATGGATTGAATTCCACCTTGAAAGTTAGGTGAAGGTGTGGCCTGGCCAGAGGACCGAGTCCACTGGGATGCAGGGCCTGGAAAATACGGAGACCACACGGTTTATTCAGATACATTTGCCCTCATTATAAGATTATATTACATAAATGTATCTAAAGTAATGCCCCACACTCAGCAGTGGATTTTTGTTGATACGCATTTATCCAAATGGACTTGCCCCCCAGTTCACAGGGAGACCTGAGTGCTGGGTCAGTTGGAGAGATGGTCAGCTTTTCATGTCGTACTCACCAACACTACAGTGTAGATGACTAATGCAACTAGGCCTTGAGCTTGGGCCTTCCAGATGAGTAATGGTCCTCCTTCACTGTCTCATAAAGTAGTATTTTGTAACTAATTTTGGTcaaatgttatatataatatatgctCAATCAAAGACTGCccatgttttgctgttttatggCAACCATTATTGTTTCTAAACATTATGCTCTTATTATGTGTTAACCATTAGGACCATGaaacacacaatgaaaatgtgtttttgattgtacatttttaaaatgtgatggggatatgaaacaaatgttaaaCATGTAGATACTGTAgctataaaatacaaaatttgtATCCCTTACTTTGGCAAAAGTAAGAATCAAATGCATATTGTCAAAGTAAGGTATTTccttattttacatttttcattatcatcCTTTTTTCCTGTCATCTTGTGCCAGCAGTAATATTTGATGTAGTAAGCGTGTGATGAGCTCACTCACGGACTATATGTAGAGACAAATAGGGAAGTGACCCCAcctttttttggtcttttttactgtattttcccttcctctctcatAAGCTATATttggatggtgtgtgtgtctgaaatatCACGTGAAGGTTGTGAATGGGGTACTCATACCCTGACTTACAATTACAaataggactgcaactaatgattatattcattattgattaatctgtcaattattttcttgattaactgattagttgtttggtccataaaatgcgagaaaatggtgaaaaacgtagatcactgtttcctaaagccccaggtgacatcttcaaatgtctacttttgtcctgaccaacagtccataaccaaaagatattcagttcactgttatagaagacaaaagaaagaaaaatgactcaaaacgattatttgatcaaaataatagccgattaatttaatagttggcaactaatcaattgactaattgttgcagctctacttacAGATTATCATTTTCTGTGCTATTATCCCCAAAAACTTTGTACTGATTGCAGCAATACGGAGAGATATTTCTTACAGCAAAATTATTGCTAAATTAGATTACCTAAATACCAAGGTCGTCTTGCATGCCAAACCTTTCTCTACACTATGCTGGTAAAGTGCCAGCACAAGAAAGAGGTCAGGCTGAACTCACTGACACGGgtggggggggaaaaaaaaaaatcagggttATTTCAATTTCTTGAACCACTCAGATTTAGCAGGAATGGTCCTAAACTATGGTAATCAATGGTGCTCTTATTTAATGCTGTGGAAACATTTTGCATGTAGCTGATTACCTGCCTTACACACAATTTTTGTCTAAGTTTTCTATGACTTCCATGCGGCTTGTTAGCTAACTTAAATTGGTAATTGACAGTATTCCAGACCCAGTCCGGCTGAATGCATGACAAATTCAATACAAGACAGTTGAACAGACTGTGATAGAAATGACACAAGCGACAGTAAAAATTGCTAAATACACAACAATCAAGAATCAATCAAGAAATATTTTACTTCCACTTTTGTCCCAATAGATGGCACTACATTGTCCCTATGAACCAGGTCAGAttgaaaacaattcatttttttcaagatttttaTCGTCCCCTTACACAACAGGAAATGACCAATgttgaacaaacaaaacagctaaCTGACCTTGAGGCCTCTGGAAAAAATGACTAGAGTGTTTCACTCACCTGATACAGCCTGAGGAGAACCAGAGGGAGTAGATGGGGACGGAGAGTAGCCGTTACTGTTTGGGTCTGAAGGATAGATCTGTACACAGAGGTTTCTGTTTTCAATTTGATGAAAGGCAACCTATGTCCTTACATTTATTACACTACAGAATCTTtgtaatataaaacatttacagtcttgTGTGAGAGAATTTTAAGAATAATTGcttttaattatacatttttgcTTAACTTACAGATGCCAGGGCTTTGCCGATCTCATCACCTGAACTTCCAGGTACTGCTCCCCGATTAGCTTGatgagggggagagaaaaagcaTTTCAGTCAAAAACTGCGCTCTGTGACAATTCTGCTATGTGAAGGTATTGCAAGAGCACTTTTCACAAGGAAAAGTGCACATTTCAAAAGGGTTTACCCATAACGGTGTCAGTGCCAGCAATAGGGGGTGTGTGGCTAGGGACTCCGAAGCTGCTGGAGCCAGAGTGGAAACCAGCAGGATGAGCCCCGTTCACCTCGCTGCCATGCAGGGGGTAACTTTGAGGAGACAGGGGCAGTGGCTGCCGTTTCTTGGAAGCAAAGACACCCAACGATTTAAATGCACAACCAGACAGACGCCCTCAAAGATGCATTGGTCAAAGAGTGTCAAAGATCTCATAGGGAGAAAAGTGTGAAGGCAGAGCTCACCAGTCTGTCTTGCGGGTTGATGGCAGTGAAGGGACCATGCTGGCTCAGATGGGGGGTGTTGCCTGGCATGGCAGAATAACCAGGCTGAACCATCGACCCGGCAGAGCCCCACGGATCGGAGGGCGGGTGGAGGCCTTCTGTCAGGGGGCATCCAGCGTAGGAGGGGGAAGCAAGAAGGGTGAGGGATAACCAGCCACAGGAGATGAAAAGACAATGAAGGCCACATATGAGACATGTCACATTACTGTGATGACTTCATTCAACCGTGATGCACCATTCAGCACCAAAGCACCACAGGGTGTTCACTGGCATACGGCTACAGCACCTAGATTCATCCCGACTTCCAGAAGGATATTATGGGGAACTAATTTCAAAACCATACTGGCAGTAAAAGAACATTACAGGGCATTATTTTCAATGTAGGCGTGTGATACATTGAGCCATAAGCAAACATTTCCAGTGTCTTCGTCAGACTGAAACAACTCAACACAATGAACAAATGGAAGTTTTGAGGCCAACTCTCGTTTCGACTGACCTTGCATGTAGAATGGTGGTGGGTAGACGTTTCCTGCCTTAGAAGCTGGGTAGCCAGCATTGTCCCTGTTAAAATCCTCTCCTGAGGCTGATGCATAAACctatacagaaaaaaatgaaacttttcaGCTCACTGCTTGAAAACTTCActaaaacagacaaatcatTGTGTAATTGTAAAGTAGGTAAAAAATGTACCTAACTTGTTGCATGAATGACACGTAGTatctatatattttctttttactcatAAGAAAGTTCCCCGTGCTAAGCTAGGCTGGTGACCACAAATcaatttttctttcaaaatacTTCCTGGAACTTACTAAGTTTTCATTGTTGAGAAACTTCAAAAAATAAGTGAACTACATTCAATGCATGATCAAACACAGATCTTAAAGTATGTGTTCCTTCCTAAGTAAGCATCTATTTTTACTATCTGGTTTTACTACTTAATTCAATCAACTGTTTGTTGCAACATTTCTGCAAACTGGAGCACTGAGCATTATGTATTGAATGTGCAGAGTCAGTCATTTTACTAGGCTTTGCCTACCATCTCAGAAAGGCTTTTACATATTATCCTGTTAAACAGAAACATGCTGAGAATGGTTTACAGATACATAGCTCACACTCTTTAAACACAGTGAAATGTGACCACAGAATGGGAGATGCAGTTGGATATTGTGCACGTTATAATGGTCATAAAGGAACCAATTCTCTGAGCTGCCACATCCTTCTCAATCAAGACTATTCTAGAAGAAAATCAAGTATCAAACTGTGCCTGAAAAGCTCAAATCCAAATGGACTTAAGTTTTCTTCTGTAATTTGAttaaactgagagaaaaaggagaggaaaaagaggggagaggagaagagggaacGGAGAGATGCACTCCTAATTACTGAACCATCTGCCGAATCCTGGATGGCAGCCAACTCCACTGGCAGCTGGGATAGAGGGatgggggagggagagagaaaggggagggCTGTTGTT
This sequence is a window from Thunnus albacares chromosome 12, fThuAlb1.1, whole genome shotgun sequence. Protein-coding genes within it:
- the tcf3a gene encoding transcription factor 3a isoform X1 is translated as MAAVGTDKELSDLLDFSAMFEPPVSNGKNRPTTLASSQFSGIDERSGSGSWGPGEQNSPSFSQGRGYGEEGIYSEQEGIASAPTFGSGIVGKAERGPYSSFAAQPGFMPSDIPMPSPNALSPSGLKSNSQFYSSYEGSNTRRRPSQDPIESQPKKIRKVPPGLPSSVYASASGEDFNRDNAGYPASKAGNVYPPPFYMQEGLHPPSDPWGSAGSMVQPGYSAMPGNTPHLSQHGPFTAINPQDRLKRQPLPLSPQSYPLHGSEVNGAHPAGFHSGSSSFGVPSHTPPIAGTDTVMANRGAVPGSSGDEIGKALASIYPSDPNSNGYSPSPSTPSGSPQAVSGPASQWTRSSGQATPSPNFQGGIQSMSNKLEDRLDEAINVLQRHASGQGGPGLAEMHSLLSSGLGLPPAFSSAALGLASRLPGLLSSHHEDSVGLPSSGGLLHGHHGSTSVQPGSQPEGFTSLPGSLNRSSGGDIKREDKEEDENCSITDKSEDENKDTNAHLRSSLDDKDDDEDLPVEMKAGREKVRRLANNARERLRVRDINEAFKELGRMCQLHLSYEKPQTKLNVLQQAVNVILNLEQQVRERNLNPKAACLKRREEEKVSGVDPQMHLSGGHPGLGGDGHNPVSHM
- the tcf3a gene encoding transcription factor 3a isoform X2, translating into MAAVGTDKELSDLLDFSAMFEPPVSNGKNRPTTLASSQFSGIDERSGSGSWGPGEQNSPSFSQGRGYGEEGIYSEQEGIASAPTFGSGIVGKAERGPYSSFAAQPGFMPSDIPMPSPNALSPSGLKSNSQFYSSYEGSNTRRRPSQDPIESQPKKIRKVPPGLPSSVYASASGEDFNRDNAGYPASKAGNVYPPPFYMQEGLHPPSDPWGSAGSMVQPGYSAMPGNTPHLSQHGPFTAINPQDRLKRQPLPLSPQSYPLHGSEVNGAHPAGFHSGSSSFGVPSHTPPIAGTDTVMANRGAVPGSSGDEIGKALASIYPSDPNSNGYSPSPSTPSGSPQAVSGPASQWTRSSGQATPSPNFQGGIQSMSNKLEDRLDEAINVLQRHASGQGGPGLAEMHSLLSSGLGLPPAFSSAALGLASRLPGLLSSHHEDSVGLPSSGGLLHGHHGSTSVQPGSQPEGFTSLPGSLNRSSGGDIKREDKEEDENCSITDKSEDENKDTNAHLRSSVVTVTDENLTAEEKEQRERERRLANNARERVRVRDINEAFRELGRMVQVHLQSDKAQTKLVILQQAVQVILGLEKQVRERNLNPKAACLKRREEEKVSGVDPQMHLSGGHPGLGGDGHNPVSHM
- the tcf3a gene encoding transcription factor 3a isoform X3; amino-acid sequence: MLQYSIQMFEPPVSNGKNRPTTLASSQFSGIDERSGSGSWGPGEQNSPSFSQGRGYGEEGIYSEQEGIASAPTFGSGIVGKAERGPYSSFAAQPGFMPSDIPMPSPNALSPSGLKSNSQFYSSYEGSNTRRRPSQDPIESQPKKIRKVPPGLPSSVYASASGEDFNRDNAGYPASKAGNVYPPPFYMQEGLHPPSDPWGSAGSMVQPGYSAMPGNTPHLSQHGPFTAINPQDRLKRQPLPLSPQSYPLHGSEVNGAHPAGFHSGSSSFGVPSHTPPIAGTDTVMANRGAVPGSSGDEIGKALASIYPSDPNSNGYSPSPSTPSGSPQAVSGPASQWTRSSGQATPSPNFQGGIQSMSNKLEDRLDEAINVLQRHASGQGGPGLAEMHSLLSSGLGLPPAFSSAALGLASRLPGLLSSHHEDSVGLPSSGGLLHGHHGSTSVQPGSQPEGFTSLPGSLNRSSGGDIKREDKEEDENCSITDKSEDENKDTNAHLRSSLDDKDDDEDLPVEMKAGREKVRRLANNARERLRVRDINEAFKELGRMCQLHLSYEKPQTKLNVLQQAVNVILNLEQQVRERNLNPKAACLKRREEEKVSGVDPQMHLSGGHPGLGGDGHNPVSHM
- the tcf3a gene encoding transcription factor 3a isoform X4, with translation MAAVGTDKELSDLLDFSAMFEPPVSNGKNRPTTLASSQFSGIDERSGSGSWGPGEQNSPSFSQGRGYGEEGIYSEQEGIASAPTFGSGIVGKAERGPYSSFAAQPGFMPSDIPMPSPNALSPSGLKSNSQFYSSYEGSNTRRRPSQDPIESQPKKIRKVPPGLPSSVYASASGEDFNRDNAGYPASKAGNVYPPPFYMQEGLHPPSDPWGSAGSMVQPGYSAMPGNTPHLSQHGPFTAINPQDRLKRQPLPLSPQSYPLHGSEVNGAHPAGFHSGSSSFGVPSHTPPIAGTDTVMANRGAVPGSSGDEIGKALASIYPSDPNSNGYSPSPSTPSGSPQAVSGPASQWTRSSGQATPSPNFQGGIQSMSNKLEDRLDEAINVLQRHASGQGGPGLAEMHSLLSSGLGLPPAFSSAALGLASRLPGLLSSHHEDSVGLPSSGGLLHGHHGSTSVQPGSQPEGFTSLPGSLNRSSGGDIKREDKEEDENCSITDKSEDENKDTNAHLRSSLDDKDDDEDLPVEMKAGREKVRRLANNARERLRVRDINEAFKELGRMCQLHLSYEKPQTKLNVLQQAVNVILNLEQQVRALSR